A portion of the Paenibacillus sp. PvR098 genome contains these proteins:
- a CDS encoding Crp/Fnr family transcriptional regulator yields the protein MNRLISLLQNVPLFQDLSAAELEAIAPLFGECEFKKNTVLFTEGDPGEEFFLVQTGAVKIYRIDNAKEIILSLFREGDFFGEMSLIQQEMKRSATAETLEDCSMYTLTRSDFQQFMEQSPKLCLRLLEVTMERLRKANEQIYDLTFLDVRSRTIKTIYRLSEHYGTAKPGGILINMKLTHQQLANMVGTVRESVTKVLQDLQEDGIITIDKKYILVREPEALKKQIY from the coding sequence ATGAATAGGCTGATCTCTCTTCTGCAGAACGTGCCGTTATTTCAGGATTTATCCGCGGCTGAGCTGGAAGCGATCGCCCCATTATTCGGGGAATGCGAATTTAAAAAAAATACAGTCCTGTTTACTGAAGGCGATCCGGGTGAAGAGTTTTTTCTCGTTCAAACCGGTGCCGTCAAGATTTACCGGATTGATAATGCTAAGGAAATTATCCTCTCGCTGTTCCGGGAAGGCGATTTCTTCGGAGAGATGTCGCTTATCCAACAAGAAATGAAGCGCTCCGCCACCGCGGAAACGCTCGAGGACTGTTCCATGTACACACTGACACGATCTGATTTTCAACAGTTCATGGAACAGAGCCCCAAACTGTGCCTGCGTCTGTTAGAGGTGACGATGGAACGACTTCGCAAAGCCAACGAACAAATTTATGATCTGACCTTTCTCGACGTTCGCTCGCGCACCATCAAAACGATATACCGATTGTCGGAACACTACGGTACAGCGAAGCCGGGCGGCATACTCATCAATATGAAGCTGACGCACCAGCAGCTCGCTAATATGGTAGGCACAGTGCGCGAATCAGTCACGAAGGTCCTTCAGGATTTGCAGGAGGATGGAATCATTACCATCGACAAGAAGTATATTCTTGTCAGAGAACCGGAAGCATTAAAAAAACAGATTTATTAA
- a CDS encoding LysE family transporter: MVTALGLCTDVLARTFAAAMGNSALLYNFVVLFQVVKYAGTAYLLYLAWQALREGADPLYMRLSACE; this comes from the coding sequence ATTGTGACTGCTCTAGGGTTATGTACAGATGTGCTTGCGCGTACGTTTGCCGCCGCAATGGGAAATTCAGCCTTGCTTTATAACTTTGTAGTTTTGTTCCAGGTTGTCAAATATGCGGGTACCGCTTATCTGCTGTATTTGGCTTGGCAAGCTCTGCGAGAAGGGGCGGACCCGCTTTATATGCGCCTATCGGCTTGCGAATGA
- a CDS encoding superoxide dismutase, with protein sequence MAHQLPALPYANNALEPHIDEMTMMIHHDRHHNAYVTNLNAALEGHADLQSKSIEDLIADLNSVPEAIRTAVRNNGGGHANHSLFWETIGPNGSGAPSGKLADAINSELGGFDKFKEDFAKAGATRFGSGWAFLAVTKDGKLKVYSLPNQDSPIMEGETPILGLDVWEHAYYLKYQNKRPDYIAAFWNVVNWEEVGKRYEAAVK encoded by the coding sequence ATGGCACACCAATTACCTGCACTTCCTTACGCAAACAACGCACTTGAGCCTCACATTGACGAAATGACCATGATGATCCACCACGATCGTCACCACAATGCATATGTTACAAACTTGAACGCGGCGCTGGAAGGTCATGCCGATCTTCAATCGAAAAGCATTGAAGACCTTATCGCTGACCTCAACAGCGTGCCGGAAGCTATCCGCACCGCAGTTCGCAACAACGGCGGCGGCCACGCTAACCACTCCCTCTTCTGGGAAACGATTGGCCCGAACGGCAGCGGCGCTCCAAGCGGCAAGCTGGCTGACGCGATCAACAGCGAGCTCGGCGGTTTCGATAAATTCAAAGAAGACTTTGCTAAAGCGGGCGCTACCCGTTTCGGCTCCGGCTGGGCATTCCTCGCCGTAACCAAAGATGGTAAGCTGAAAGTATACAGCCTGCCTAACCAAGACAGCCCGATCATGGAAGGCGAAACGCCAATCCTTGGACTGGACGTATGGGAGCACGCATACTACCTGAAGTACCAAAACAAACGTCCTGACTACATCGCTGCTTTCTGGAACGTTGTGAACTGGGAAGAAGTTGGCAAACGTTACGAAGCTGCCGTTAAGTAA
- a CDS encoding TIM barrel protein translates to MKVPMVTVSLFADPIFKDGAFTSNDPRVRAYAIQKTMESMDLGAELGAEVFVLWGGPEGSEVDAGKNAVEAMKRYREALNYLCEYVCRKSMATSLLWKPSRTNRAQTFTFRRQAPCSA, encoded by the coding sequence ATGAAAGTGCCCATGGTCACGGTCAGCCTGTTTGCCGATCCGATCTTTAAAGACGGAGCATTCACCTCGAACGATCCACGGGTTCGCGCTTATGCGATTCAGAAAACAATGGAGTCCATGGACCTGGGGGCAGAGCTTGGCGCGGAAGTGTTCGTGCTGTGGGGCGGACCTGAAGGCTCCGAAGTCGATGCGGGCAAGAATGCTGTCGAGGCCATGAAGCGTTACCGCGAAGCGCTGAACTACCTGTGCGAATACGTCTGTCGCAAAAGTATGGCTACAAGTTTGCTCTGGAAGCCAAGCCGAACGAACCGCGCGCAAACATTTACCTTCCGACGACAGGCGCCATGCTCGGCATAA
- a CDS encoding GNAT family N-acetyltransferase yields the protein MLVNSYQVRTFYLSDYVSVTELFKNVLSEPCYLETMEAFARQLSWDSELVLVAVEEGVIVGVIVGTIDNDNGYYYRIAVDQQHQRRGIGQALIESLRQRFLGRKVRRIMVTVDVHNEVVLPVYEKAGYQSTDFSRTAHRLSIVNG from the coding sequence ATGCTTGTAAATTCCTATCAGGTTCGCACTTTTTATTTGTCTGATTACGTTTCGGTCACTGAGCTTTTCAAGAATGTATTATCGGAACCCTGTTATCTAGAGACGATGGAAGCTTTCGCTCGGCAGTTGTCGTGGGATAGCGAGCTCGTCTTGGTAGCCGTGGAAGAAGGCGTAATTGTCGGAGTTATTGTAGGAACGATCGACAATGACAATGGATATTACTACCGGATCGCGGTAGATCAGCAGCATCAGCGCCGTGGAATCGGTCAAGCACTGATTGAGTCGCTCCGGCAAAGATTCTTGGGACGCAAAGTGCGCCGTATTATGGTAACGGTTGATGTGCATAACGAAGTGGTGCTTCCGGTTTATGAGAAAGCCGGATACCAATCGACCGATTTTTCCCGGACGGCCCACCGGTTAAGCATTGTTAACGGGTAA
- a CDS encoding DUF402 domain-containing protein yields MNTFSSYVIKSFKHDGHLHRMWLKNWLVPENLLHEDHRGESMLVLINSQTKIIEADGKEWVSRIPGVSFFIPNQWFNVVALLEEAGIRYYCNVASPPYVCGKVITYIDYDLDVIRMPSGEIYVVDQDEYEQHKQLYHYSSIVDGKVKQGLKGLLARVRGAEPPFDDEHIKFYYERWREHGAEG; encoded by the coding sequence ATGAACACTTTTTCATCGTATGTAATCAAAAGTTTCAAGCACGACGGGCACCTGCACCGGATGTGGCTGAAAAATTGGCTTGTGCCTGAAAACCTGCTTCATGAGGATCACCGCGGAGAATCGATGTTGGTGCTGATCAACAGCCAGACGAAAATTATTGAGGCGGATGGAAAAGAATGGGTAAGCCGGATTCCGGGCGTGTCTTTTTTTATTCCAAACCAGTGGTTTAATGTTGTGGCTTTGCTTGAGGAAGCCGGCATCCGCTATTACTGTAATGTCGCTTCACCGCCTTATGTTTGCGGCAAGGTCATCACGTATATCGACTATGATTTGGATGTGATCCGTATGCCAAGCGGTGAAATATATGTTGTTGATCAAGACGAATACGAGCAGCATAAACAGCTGTATCATTATTCATCAATCGTAGACGGCAAGGTGAAGCAGGGATTGAAGGGGCTGCTTGCGCGTGTGCGCGGGGCGGAACCCCCATTTGATGACGAGCATATCAAATTTTACTATGAGCGATGGAGAGAACACGGAGCGGAGGGATAG
- the lepB gene encoding signal peptidase I, with protein MRLYSPKDIEPEPEEGLSSHRTETVFLLELWDWMKLLAISLLAVVLLHQYGFHLSTVKGASMQPTLQEGEWLFINKTIRFTGSPKQGDIIVLREPAGSDTRHPYLVKRVVAVGGDEVHIRGGRLYVNGSPLEESYTNTLIEDGRFEPYMIMEGHLFVMGDNRHRYASNDSRSFGAVPISNVEGRGEMIVWPPNQWRSL; from the coding sequence ATGCGGCTGTATTCTCCCAAAGATATCGAACCCGAACCGGAGGAGGGCTTAAGCTCTCATCGGACGGAAACGGTCTTCCTGCTCGAGCTGTGGGATTGGATGAAGCTGCTCGCCATCTCGCTGCTTGCGGTAGTCCTACTTCATCAGTATGGGTTTCATCTATCCACGGTCAAAGGAGCTTCTATGCAGCCGACGCTGCAGGAAGGTGAGTGGCTGTTTATCAATAAGACGATTCGTTTCACAGGCTCGCCTAAACAAGGGGACATCATTGTGCTCCGTGAGCCCGCAGGCAGCGACACTCGGCATCCGTATTTGGTGAAGAGGGTCGTCGCGGTTGGCGGGGATGAAGTGCATATTCGAGGGGGCAGGCTATATGTCAACGGGTCGCCTTTGGAGGAGTCTTATACGAATACTTTAATAGAAGACGGCCGGTTTGAGCCATATATGATCATGGAAGGCCATCTGTTCGTTATGGGGGACAACCGGCATCGGTATGCAAGTAACGACAGCCGAAGCTTCGGTGCGGTTCCAATTTCGAATGTGGAAGGCCGGGGGGAGATGATCGTATGGCCGCCGAACCAATGGAGGAGCCTGTAA
- the queG gene encoding tRNA epoxyqueuosine(34) reductase QueG: MAAEPMEEPVMNISEAVVWAQLKEELRAEAPRLGIDKIGFASADPFADLKDILLKHREKGYESGFEERDIEKRVDPSLTLNAPRSIISIAVAYPSKLKDPPRSEPGAYRGILSRSAWGTDYHHVLRNRLERLEQWIIERVPGAGTASMVDTGALVDRAVAERAGIGWVGKNCSVITPEWGSWVYLGELITNVPFPPDTPVTESCGDCTLCIDACPTGALVGPGQLNAQLCVSYLTQTKGLIEDDELKRKIGNRLYGCDTCQIVCPKNKGIHADHHPELEPDPELVKPLLQPLLFLSNREFKERFGTSAAAWRGRKPIQRNAILALGNFRDVTAVPDLIRLLRTDDRPEIRGTAAWALGRIGGAEALEALEAAMDKEQDEAARRELVKALSQYAKGQQVELRDESN, from the coding sequence ATGGCCGCCGAACCAATGGAGGAGCCTGTAATGAATATAAGCGAAGCTGTAGTTTGGGCTCAGCTGAAGGAAGAACTGCGGGCGGAAGCTCCCCGGCTTGGGATTGACAAAATCGGTTTTGCCAGCGCCGATCCGTTCGCCGATCTGAAGGATATTCTCTTGAAGCACCGGGAAAAAGGATATGAGTCGGGGTTTGAGGAGCGGGATATCGAGAAGCGGGTAGACCCCTCTTTAACGCTGAATGCGCCGCGATCAATTATTTCCATCGCAGTGGCCTACCCGTCGAAGCTGAAGGATCCGCCCAGATCGGAGCCGGGCGCGTACCGCGGCATTTTGTCACGTTCCGCATGGGGGACGGATTACCATCACGTCCTGCGGAACCGGCTAGAACGGCTTGAACAGTGGATTATAGAGCGGGTGCCGGGGGCCGGGACGGCCAGCATGGTGGATACGGGAGCGCTGGTCGACCGGGCAGTGGCCGAGCGGGCCGGCATCGGCTGGGTGGGTAAGAACTGCTCCGTCATTACTCCGGAATGGGGCTCCTGGGTGTATCTGGGCGAGCTGATTACGAACGTGCCGTTCCCTCCGGATACACCTGTGACGGAGAGCTGCGGTGACTGCACGCTTTGTATCGATGCTTGTCCGACGGGAGCCCTTGTCGGGCCGGGCCAGCTCAACGCGCAGCTCTGCGTATCGTATCTCACGCAGACCAAAGGGCTGATCGAGGATGACGAGCTGAAGCGCAAGATCGGGAACCGGCTGTACGGCTGCGATACGTGCCAGATCGTTTGCCCGAAGAACAAGGGCATTCATGCCGATCATCATCCGGAGCTGGAGCCGGATCCGGAGCTGGTGAAGCCGCTGCTTCAGCCGCTGCTGTTCCTTTCGAATCGCGAATTCAAGGAGCGGTTCGGCACTAGTGCTGCTGCATGGCGGGGTCGCAAGCCCATTCAGCGCAATGCGATTCTTGCGTTGGGGAATTTCCGGGACGTGACGGCGGTGCCGGACCTTATCCGTCTGCTGCGTACCGACGATCGTCCCGAAATTCGCGGTACGGCTGCGTGGGCGTTGGGCCGCATCGGCGGAGCGGAAGCTCTCGAAGCGCTGGAAGCGGCAATGGACAAGGAACAGGATGAAGCAGCACGGCGCGAGCTTGTCAAAGCGCTGAGCCAATATGCAAAAGGGCAGCAGGTGGAATTACGTGACGAATCGAATTAA
- a CDS encoding methylated-DNA--[protein]-cysteine S-methyltransferase, producing the protein MESPIGMLTLGWSDEGLCSIDFGSFTETQDKQRAWSLRRFGTKEWERDPNALAEVRRQLRDYFTGALRSFDVPLDLRGTSFQVKVWKALAGIPFGSACSYKAIAERIGSPKAVRAVGGANNGNPVPIIIPCHRVIGANGAMVGYGGGLDIKTFLLRHEGFSVKGDQP; encoded by the coding sequence ATGGAATCGCCCATTGGGATGCTGACGCTGGGATGGAGCGATGAAGGCTTGTGTTCCATTGATTTTGGCTCGTTCACGGAGACGCAGGACAAACAAAGAGCGTGGTCCCTGCGCCGCTTTGGAACGAAGGAGTGGGAGCGGGACCCTAATGCGCTGGCAGAAGTTAGAAGGCAGCTCCGTGACTATTTTACCGGAGCATTGCGCTCGTTTGACGTGCCGCTCGATCTGCGGGGCACTTCTTTTCAAGTGAAAGTATGGAAGGCGCTTGCTGGCATTCCTTTCGGAAGCGCCTGCTCATATAAAGCTATCGCTGAGCGGATAGGTTCTCCTAAAGCGGTTCGTGCGGTAGGCGGCGCCAATAACGGCAATCCGGTACCCATTATCATCCCCTGCCATCGGGTGATAGGAGCGAATGGAGCGATGGTAGGCTATGGGGGCGGACTTGACATAAAAACCTTTTTGCTGCGGCACGAGGGTTTTTCGGTGAAAGGGGATCAGCCATGA
- a CDS encoding HD domain-containing phosphohydrolase, protein MRYVHVDNVEPGQYLGRTIFSANGAVLLSEGVQLTVYMITTLKRIGVTMVYIKDMQFEDVEIPELVSEETKQLVMKRMGETFNSIRSGKDFNTKQVFGSIDNLLEEIMQNKEVLVQLSDIRTEDNEMYVHAINVCMVSSLMGINLGLSTTQLRELAVGALMHDIGKLDKITDDESPDTKKHHTWRGFEALKAKRELNLLIAHVAFQHHETMDGQGLPRRLKGEEIHLYAKITAVANTYDNLLFDLSEGRRLLPHEACERMMVLAGEKLDREIVIQFLRIVSVYPTGSSVRLSTRETGVVVGQHRGLPGRPIVRIVKGTAEDLEVKEIDLAKHMTVFIESVLI, encoded by the coding sequence ATGAGATATGTTCATGTGGATAACGTAGAGCCGGGACAATATTTGGGACGTACGATTTTCTCTGCGAATGGAGCGGTCTTGTTATCGGAAGGCGTACAGCTGACCGTGTACATGATTACGACGCTCAAGCGGATTGGCGTGACGATGGTTTATATTAAGGATATGCAGTTTGAGGATGTGGAAATTCCGGAGCTGGTATCGGAGGAAACGAAGCAGCTTGTCATGAAGCGAATGGGAGAAACGTTCAATTCGATCCGCTCCGGGAAAGATTTTAACACCAAGCAGGTTTTTGGAAGTATCGATAACCTCTTGGAGGAGATTATGCAGAACAAGGAAGTGCTGGTGCAATTATCTGATATCCGTACGGAAGATAATGAGATGTACGTGCATGCCATTAACGTTTGTATGGTGTCCTCCTTGATGGGAATCAATCTGGGACTTTCAACGACACAATTGAGAGAACTGGCTGTCGGAGCTCTGATGCATGATATCGGTAAATTGGATAAGATTACGGATGACGAAAGCCCCGACACCAAGAAGCATCATACGTGGCGTGGCTTCGAGGCGTTGAAGGCGAAGCGGGAGCTCAACCTGCTGATTGCCCATGTGGCTTTTCAGCATCATGAAACCATGGACGGACAAGGCCTGCCGCGGCGTTTGAAGGGTGAAGAAATCCATTTATATGCCAAAATCACCGCCGTAGCCAACACGTATGACAACTTGCTGTTCGATCTGTCGGAAGGGCGGAGGCTGCTCCCGCATGAGGCATGCGAACGGATGATGGTGCTTGCCGGCGAGAAGCTGGACCGGGAGATCGTCATCCAATTTTTGCGGATCGTATCGGTTTATCCGACCGGCTCTTCGGTCAGGCTCTCGACCCGGGAAACCGGTGTTGTCGTAGGGCAGCACCGAGGGCTGCCGGGGCGCCCTATCGTACGTATCGTGAAGGGCACCGCAGAAGACCTCGAGGTCAAGGAAATCGATTTGGCCAAACACATGACGGTGTTTATTGAAAGTGTGCTGATTTGA
- a CDS encoding YneF family protein produces MWSYVITGIIALLVGGVGGFFIGVSYLRKQLEKMQSSPEMMQQMAKQMGYNLNKQQMQKMQQMMKNQKFRP; encoded by the coding sequence ATGTGGAGTTATGTAATTACTGGCATCATTGCGCTTCTGGTTGGAGGGGTAGGCGGTTTCTTTATCGGTGTCAGCTATTTGCGCAAGCAGCTCGAGAAAATGCAAAGCAGTCCAGAGATGATGCAGCAGATGGCCAAGCAGATGGGCTATAACTTGAACAAGCAGCAAATGCAGAAGATGCAACAAATGATGAAAAATCAAAAGTTTCGTCCGTAA
- the folE gene encoding GTP cyclohydrolase I FolE, producing MPAKEYKNLMVEENREQIEEHIRHILRLIGEDVDREGLLDTPARVTRMYEEIFAGYNADVREILGVAFDEKHEELVIVKDIVYYSQCEHHMAPFFGKIHIGYIPSGKIAGLSKFARLVEAVTRRLQVQERITSEIADMIDEVLEPHGCMVVVEGEHLCMCARGVKKPGSKTVTSAVRGLFRKDAAARAEFLSLLKD from the coding sequence ATGCCGGCGAAGGAATATAAGAACCTCATGGTTGAAGAGAACCGTGAGCAAATCGAGGAGCATATACGCCATATCCTGCGTTTGATCGGGGAGGATGTGGATCGGGAAGGGCTGCTTGATACCCCTGCTAGGGTAACCCGTATGTATGAAGAAATTTTTGCGGGTTATAACGCTGATGTCCGGGAAATTCTGGGCGTAGCGTTCGATGAAAAGCACGAGGAGCTTGTCATCGTTAAGGATATCGTCTACTACAGCCAGTGTGAGCATCATATGGCGCCATTTTTCGGCAAAATACATATCGGGTATATCCCGAGCGGGAAGATTGCAGGACTTAGTAAATTTGCCCGCCTCGTAGAAGCGGTAACTCGCCGCCTGCAGGTACAAGAGAGGATCACTTCGGAGATCGCGGATATGATCGACGAAGTGTTGGAGCCGCACGGTTGTATGGTTGTCGTGGAAGGGGAGCACCTGTGCATGTGCGCCCGCGGCGTGAAGAAGCCGGGCAGCAAGACCGTTACCTCGGCTGTTCGCGGGCTGTTCCGCAAGGACGCGGCTGCGCGGGCGGAGTTTCTATCGCTGCTGAAAGATTAG
- a CDS encoding Fe-Mn family superoxide dismutase, with amino-acid sequence MLYVYGGLMPLRILEEIRFWKTQEKEHTLVIRELVPTLEPQFALLMQQWESVFAQTEAASGQLIEAVIRLGAPISPLLSAQIHELLYFSIRQSNEFVSQLFAIMEQSQPVKSNPVVKTVVMHIIRESEYFIGVLHAASAAGSMNEYERPRETAAGENAPELTPEADEKAYIHRLSSDEELTATQEGTWSSDIRPTTPALKPVPIGGHQLPSLPYAYNALEPHIDAETMRLHHDKHHKSYVDGLNKAETMLAKARESGDFALVKHWEREAAFNGAGHYLHTIFWNVMKPGGGGPASGAIAAEIKKSFGSFEAFKKHYSAAADKVEGGGWAILVWSPRSHRLEILQAEKHQNLSQWDVIPLLVLDVWEHAYYLKYKNERSKYIEAWWNTVNWDHVNERFSAARMLRWLPY; translated from the coding sequence ATGCTGTATGTGTACGGAGGGCTGATGCCTTTAAGGATATTAGAGGAAATCCGTTTTTGGAAAACGCAGGAGAAGGAGCATACGCTCGTCATCCGTGAGCTGGTACCGACGCTGGAGCCGCAGTTTGCCCTGCTTATGCAGCAGTGGGAAAGCGTGTTTGCACAAACGGAGGCGGCAAGCGGACAGCTGATCGAAGCCGTTATCCGCTTGGGGGCGCCGATCAGCCCCCTGCTATCGGCTCAAATCCATGAACTGCTCTACTTTTCGATCCGCCAATCGAACGAATTCGTGAGCCAACTGTTTGCCATCATGGAACAGAGTCAGCCCGTGAAATCAAACCCTGTCGTCAAAACTGTGGTGATGCACATTATTCGTGAATCCGAATACTTCATCGGCGTTCTTCACGCCGCGAGTGCTGCGGGAAGTATGAACGAATATGAACGGCCTCGGGAAACGGCAGCTGGAGAGAATGCTCCTGAACTTACGCCAGAGGCGGATGAGAAAGCCTATATCCACAGGTTGAGCAGCGACGAGGAGTTAACGGCTACGCAGGAAGGCACCTGGTCTTCAGATATCAGGCCAACGACGCCGGCTCTGAAGCCGGTACCGATCGGAGGACACCAACTCCCCTCTCTTCCCTACGCTTATAATGCATTGGAGCCGCATATCGATGCAGAAACGATGCGTCTGCATCATGACAAGCATCATAAGAGCTACGTCGATGGATTGAACAAAGCGGAGACCATGCTGGCTAAAGCGAGAGAATCCGGGGATTTTGCGCTCGTGAAGCATTGGGAACGGGAAGCGGCATTCAACGGCGCAGGACATTATCTTCACACGATATTCTGGAATGTCATGAAGCCAGGCGGCGGCGGACCAGCTTCCGGGGCGATCGCGGCGGAAATCAAGAAGTCGTTCGGCAGCTTTGAAGCGTTCAAGAAGCATTACAGTGCTGCGGCCGACAAAGTAGAGGGCGGAGGCTGGGCTATTCTTGTATGGAGTCCACGCAGCCATCGTCTGGAGATATTGCAGGCGGAGAAGCATCAGAATTTGTCCCAGTGGGACGTCATTCCGCTGCTTGTGCTGGATGTCTGGGAACACGCTTACTACCTCAAGTACAAAAATGAAAGATCGAAGTACATCGAAGCTTGGTGGAATACGGTCAACTGGGATCACGTCAATGAACGGTTCTCCGCCGCGAGGATGCTGAGGTGGCTGCCTTACTGA
- a CDS encoding alpha/beta fold hydrolase — METNSYSPVPLNTASVETALKRASFARRHKALLIALMSVLLLLFSLSMAFHAYVAWTLARPHIDPLRSNPTLAFGAPYEDVRFPSLNESSELSGWYIPASGASKSKQTVVFSHGYGGNREEIWVPIYDLAKAAYNQGYNVVMFDYGYVQPNWNVTGGLRESQELLGAVKYAKDRGAERVFVWGFSMGAGTALQAALQTKDIDGMILDSTFVLEPDTLYHNMKQEANLPKISQSLVHMFFPLINGVSMNQMPYTKVKETQYDMPIFFIHGKKDLKAPFEMAEGIFHQQKAASGSQLWLLENDGHELIYRAHKKDYLQMTTGFLRTLSSAPPAPIKFSNSR; from the coding sequence ATGGAAACCAACTCTTACTCACCCGTCCCGTTAAATACAGCTTCCGTTGAAACCGCTCTCAAAAGAGCTTCGTTCGCCCGACGCCATAAAGCCCTGCTCATCGCACTGATGTCCGTGCTGCTGTTGCTGTTCAGCTTATCCATGGCCTTTCACGCCTATGTCGCCTGGACACTCGCTCGGCCGCACATCGATCCTCTACGTTCCAATCCGACGCTGGCCTTCGGCGCTCCCTACGAGGATGTGCGATTTCCGAGCTTGAACGAATCATCGGAGCTGTCTGGTTGGTACATACCCGCTTCGGGCGCCTCGAAATCAAAACAAACGGTCGTTTTCTCACACGGCTACGGCGGCAACCGCGAAGAAATTTGGGTACCGATTTATGATCTTGCCAAAGCCGCTTATAACCAGGGATACAATGTAGTCATGTTTGATTACGGATACGTCCAGCCGAATTGGAACGTGACCGGAGGGCTGCGAGAATCACAGGAGCTGCTCGGCGCGGTGAAGTACGCGAAGGACCGGGGCGCCGAACGCGTCTTTGTATGGGGCTTCTCCATGGGAGCCGGAACCGCTCTGCAGGCGGCATTGCAAACGAAAGATATCGACGGCATGATCCTCGACAGCACGTTCGTGCTAGAGCCTGATACGCTCTATCACAATATGAAGCAGGAAGCGAACCTGCCTAAGATCTCCCAGTCTCTGGTGCATATGTTCTTCCCTCTGATTAATGGCGTCAGCATGAACCAAATGCCTTACACGAAAGTCAAGGAAACGCAGTATGACATGCCGATCTTCTTTATCCACGGCAAGAAGGACCTGAAAGCCCCTTTCGAAATGGCCGAGGGCATCTTCCACCAGCAAAAAGCCGCATCCGGATCCCAGTTGTGGCTGCTCGAAAACGACGGTCATGAACTTATCTACCGGGCACACAAGAAAGACTATCTCCAAATGACAACTGGCTTTCTGCGGACGCTATCCAGCGCTCCCCCGGCCCCTATCAAATTTAGCAACTCAAGGTAG
- a CDS encoding IclR family transcriptional regulator yields MEEGKLTVRAVERALDILLCFTEAEDLSLTEIAGRVGLHKSTVHRLLASLEGKGFIIRNPGSDRYRLGFRIWELSANLTHSDDPALILLPELELLRDQVGETVSLYVRDGMERVRVQAVQSNQAIRRVAPIGARLPLYVGASSKILVAFADPAEQQALLHDPTWPQVVSPAAYLEQLEEVKTLGYATSVEEREPGAAAVAAPIFGRGQRLAAALAVSGPSNRLTVEMMKEHAPLLMEAARRMGKMLK; encoded by the coding sequence ATGGAAGAAGGAAAATTAACCGTGCGCGCCGTTGAGCGTGCTTTGGATATACTGCTTTGTTTTACGGAAGCCGAGGATTTGAGCTTAACGGAAATAGCAGGACGGGTAGGACTCCATAAAAGCACGGTTCATCGGCTGCTTGCCTCGCTGGAGGGCAAGGGCTTCATTATCCGCAATCCCGGGTCAGATCGCTACAGGCTCGGTTTTCGCATTTGGGAGCTCTCGGCGAACCTGACGCACAGCGATGACCCCGCGCTGATTCTGCTGCCGGAGCTGGAGCTGCTTCGCGACCAAGTCGGAGAAACCGTCAGTCTGTATGTCCGTGACGGAATGGAGCGCGTCCGCGTTCAAGCGGTGCAGAGCAATCAGGCTATCCGCCGGGTGGCGCCGATTGGAGCAAGATTGCCGCTGTACGTTGGTGCGTCGAGCAAAATCCTTGTGGCCTTCGCGGACCCCGCTGAGCAGCAGGCATTGCTACACGATCCGACCTGGCCGCAGGTGGTGAGTCCAGCTGCCTATCTGGAGCAGCTGGAGGAAGTGAAGACGCTAGGCTACGCCACCAGCGTCGAGGAACGCGAGCCTGGCGCTGCGGCGGTAGCGGCCCCAATCTTTGGCCGCGGGCAGCGGCTGGCTGCCGCACTTGCGGTATCCGGTCCCTCCAACCGGCTCACGGTGGAGATGATGAAAGAGCATGCGCCGCTTCTTATGGAAGCCGCCCGGCGCATGGGCAAAATGCTAAAGTAG